In the Populus trichocarpa isolate Nisqually-1 chromosome 1, P.trichocarpa_v4.1, whole genome shotgun sequence genome, GGCGAAATATGACGGCACGGGCATCTTTGATGGGAGAATAGGCAATGGAGCATCAAAATTAAGTATGTGAAGTGATTGCCGAATTGAGGGTCTAAGATGTTCATCCGGATGAGCACACGAAAGCCCGACGATCATCAAGCGTTCCATCTGCGTCTTATTAAAATCTCCGCATAGTCTTGGGTCAACTGCTTCAAGTAGCTTCCCTTCACCATAGAGCTCCCAAACCCACTGCACCATGGACACTAGATCTTCATTACTGGCCTTtgggttgataggttttcttcCACAAGCTATCTCCAATGCAACAATTCCAAAACTGTAAACATCTGACTCTCTGCTAGCCTTGCCTGTCATTGCACACTCTGGAGCCATGTAGCCCATAGTCCCTGCCAAAACTGTTGTTTGTGAACCTTTTCCATGGTCTACAAGCCTAGCCAAACCAAAATCCCCAAGCTTAGCATTGAATTCTGAGTCCAACATAATGTTGCTAGACTTTATATCTCTATGCACCACACATTGTTCCCATTCTTCATGCAAGTACAACAGCCCCGATGCTAAGCCTTGCACGATTTTGTACCTCACCTCCCATGTCAACAAGCTAGTTTGTTTGAAAAGATGGGAGTCTAAGCTGCCATGAGGCATGAATTCGTAAACAAGTAAAAGCTCCCTTCTTTCATGACACCAACCAATGAGTTGGACTAAGTTTCTGTGCCTCAATCGGCTAATGATCTTTACCTCTGCTGAATATTCTTTAATCCCTTGTTTAGAACCTCTTGATACTCTCTTCACCGCAACGAATGAATCAATCTCCTTCAAAAAACCTTTATAGACACCACCGAACCCACCCTCACCTAGCTTCTCTTCATCCTTGAAGTTACTTGTAGCTCGAGCCAATTCTTGGTAAGAGAACTTCTTTGGTCCTGTTCCcctttcaaattcatcatccaTGTACTCTTCAAGGATATGACCATCTCCTTCATCTTCTTCGTGCCCACGCATAAACTTAATAACAATCCCAACCAAAGCGGCCCCAACAACTATAGCACCACCTCCAACACCCAATCCAACTGCCAGTCCTGTCCTGTTCTTCTTCCGATTCCTAAGAGAACCACCATTTGGCGGAGAAGCTGCAGCTGGATCTATTGGACTGGTAACATTATCATCAATTTCTAAGCTTGAACTAAAATCCCACGAGTAAAGGGTATGTATGGCAAATAAATCTCCTGTTGAAGCCGAAAAGCCAAAACTAACTCTTTCTGGTAGGTAATCCCTCAAACTAACTATTTGACTAAGGAATTGCATTTCTTCAGTGTTATTTCTATAACCAGTGAAGGCGACACTCAGATTATGTGTACTTGAAGTATAACTAATCCAAGCGTCAGTTCTTCTCCCTCTCCTAATATCACACAGCcaagtaatattattttcagattTCAGAGAGTTGATGTCAATACCTACATGCTCGCCTGGtggatcaaaataattttggaagatATCGAACTCCACAGCGACAAAGTGATTATCCGTTGTGTTTAGTGCCTGATTGTTCCTTAAAAGACCTAGACTTCCACCCTGGAAGCGAAGAGGCGGAAGCTCTTCAGGCCCAAGAAAGAAAGCCAATCCATCTCCGTATGCAGTTTGACCTTGCGAATCGATGGAAAAAGAGAAATGGGTAGTGAAGTCTGTAAGATTCCCCGAGGCCTCGTCCCAAAGCTGCATCGGTTTGTAATACGTGGCTCGACCGGAACTTGAATTCATATTAGCATTTCTTAGATTTTTGGTGAGCTGAATAGCTCCATCTGCAGGATATGCTTCCTCGTATGAGATGTTTTGATCGGCGCCAACAACAAAGCTGGTGAAGTTGAAAGATAATCCACTCGCAGAAGGGATTATTAGTGTGAAAAGagttgagaaaacaaaaggaagaaatgcAAGGGCGGAgacaggaattttttttatcctgggctattaaataaatatataaatattttttaagattgattattaattcatgtacatgaatttttaaagttaacaataaagttttaattcaaatacattatccaaaatattaaaaaataaatttaaaagtacataaaattaaagcgaaagtaaaaataaactcactattaaagttacatccTTTGATGgtttgtggaatataattcatctataatcgaatctgaatcgatattgtaacaacccctcaaccgggataaaataacaatcccatgtcaactgaaaaacaaagtaattaaatttttttcatctttcatttcctccttccttcacttgattcttccctagattagtgttttataagttgaactttgtaagtttacgaggttattctttcacttttttttattttttttcttagatttttttttatatttttcccttatttttttctatttctctctcatcttttctttttttatttttttattctgcttCTGCCCAGTCGGAAACGTATAAAAGAAAGGaggagctgatttgttttattttttaatggcaaataaccattttactcttaatgagtcattttgcttttatttgacaatcctttttttttagcactaccaagctctgttcattctaaaattttaaccagattttattcaacatattttaagatccctcgtaaaatttcagctcaatttgatggttggattgaaaattacgtccaataacgtaaaattgatcaaattgtgatttttcatcaaatttctaaatttctccaaaaattctgaaattttaacccaagctaaagcATAATATTAAAAGGCTCCAcgcaaattttcagaattttttaataatttaattaaaaattacaaatttttttacataaaactagtcaaaaaatattgataaaatcttaacCTGGGCTAAAGCCCACCCCAGCCTTTGCCATACCTCCGCCCATGAAGAAATGGAACAGGAAGCTTTACCATGATGGAAGTTGAAATTGTAGTGCTGCAACGCTTGGGGGTTAGGAAAATTGCAGAATTTCTTTAGTTAATAAGGGCAGGTATAAGCGTGTCTGTGGCGTTAATTTGCATGGTAATGAAATGTTTATTTCCAACCACTGCGTGGACCTTTCTGTGGCCTCAAGTGGACTTTCAAGACAGGCTGCCGTCTGAACAAATCAAGGAAAGAAACCTACTTGACAATTGAGACCcgtttcattgatttttaaaaattattttttaaatttatttattattaaaaaaattagttaataaaaaataatttttatttaaagaaaaatttaatttgatttttagaaaagtattttttatatattttgatcgaaaaacactttttacaagttgtaaaaatttaaaaatattatgttatttgttaattatatcaaatttagctCTCAAACTTttcattgttatatattttgttttgattttttttttcaatttcatcatttagaatttgatttaatttgatttttatatcaactttggtccttatttttatgattattattttcttttctctttttattttcttaattaaaattttttatctatcagatttagtccttattttttttatttgaaataatttatgaaattgtaaagattttttaatttcatcatcttttaatttattttatctgttagatttgatctctgttattttgattattatttattttatttgagataatttataaaattaatttatttttaattttattgtcattcaactttttaatttataaaatttgttctcattattttaatgaacttgaaaaagaaatattaacaatttattttccagcttattttccatgatatagtcaaacactgaaaagtactttccaacttattttccatgatacTATCAagcatcagaaaataatttattttttagaaatttatttttcaagaaaaccacttttcaaaaagaaattattttccaacagaCAAACAGAGCCTAACCTATTAAATTCTTACTCTCAGCCTCCTTCGCAGTGTAAACCatgtcattaattaataatttctttgtttagtttggaaatcaataaaaaaaaattccacaatgaaaaaaaaatattatt is a window encoding:
- the LOC127904915 gene encoding L-type lectin-domain containing receptor kinase IX.1-like isoform X5 translates to MGKPPVPFLPFVFSTLFTLIIPSASGLSFNFTSFIVGADQNISYEEAYPADGAIQLTKNLRNANMNSSSGRATYYKPMQLWDEASGNLTDFTTHFSFSIDSQRRTAYGDGLAFFLAPEGSKLPSNLSEGAGLGLTRRDQLLNTTANHFVAVEFDIYPNYFDPPGEHVGIDINSMQSVNNITWPCDISGGRITEAWISYNSSTHNLSVAFTGYRNNTVEMQFLSQIVSLRDYLPERVSFGFSASTGNLFAIHTLYSWDFSSSLEIDDNVTSPIDPAAASPPNGGSLRNRKKNRTGLAVGLGVGGGAIVVGAALVGIVIKFMRGHEEDEGDGHILEEYMDDEFERGTGPKKFSYQELARATSNFKDEEKLGEGGFGGVYKGFLKEIDSFVAVKRVSRGSKQGIKEYSAEVKIISRLRHRNLVQLIGWCHERRELLLVYEFMPHGSLDSHLFKQTSLLTWEVRYKIVQGLASGLLYLHEEWEQCVVHRDIKSSNIMLDSEFNAKLGDFGLARLVDHGKGSQTTVLAGTMGYMAPECAMTGKASRESDVYSFGIVALEIACGRKPINPKASNEDLVSMVQWVWELYGEGKLLEAVDPRLCGDFNKTQMERLMIVGLSCAHPDEHLRPSIRQSLHILNFDAPLPILPSKMPVPSYFAPPIPASSLSIMSYGLADSEGGMNKSSSYSYNTNSSQFTTSSSASSASAMLPHEG